In Bacillus toyonensis BCT-7112, a single window of DNA contains:
- a CDS encoding DUF4398 domain-containing protein, protein MKKISFVMLFLLVVMAGCSNYDTYIETGMQSLKDEKYSDATMWFEKAEKEKSGNEAKSYKEIAEIMDHGATALKDGKYLEAKDIANEVLQKKKDDELEKSVKSNAENMLQKAKDVEEKVNERVAKRRKVEEEGIDKLIKAVDSIDEVKEKEKKVSEALDKAEEAQAKIEAKKNK, encoded by the coding sequence ATGAAAAAAATAAGTTTTGTTATGCTTTTTCTGTTAGTTGTAATGGCTGGATGTAGCAATTATGACACGTATATTGAAACAGGTATGCAATCATTGAAAGATGAAAAATATAGTGATGCAACAATGTGGTTCGAAAAAGCAGAAAAAGAGAAATCAGGAAATGAAGCGAAATCATATAAAGAAATTGCCGAGATAATGGATCACGGAGCAACAGCATTAAAAGACGGTAAGTATTTAGAAGCGAAAGATATTGCAAATGAAGTGTTACAAAAGAAAAAAGATGATGAACTTGAAAAATCTGTAAAATCAAATGCAGAGAATATGCTTCAAAAAGCAAAAGATGTGGAAGAGAAAGTAAATGAAAGAGTGGCAAAGCGGAGAAAAGTAGAAGAAGAAGGAATCGATAAACTTATTAAAGCTGTCGATAGTATAGATGAAGTGAAAGAAAAAGAGAAAAAAGTTTCAGAAGCATTAGATAAGGCTGAAGAGGCACAAGCAAAAATTGAGGCGAAGAAAAATAAATAG
- a CDS encoding LysR family transcriptional regulator, translating to MNILKLEIVVLIKKYKKLTIVAEKLGVKQPTITFHIKSLEEELGVSLFELRSGRYFLTEAGEALHHYACKIDALMKEARRVTQEFKDFHKGAITIGASYVPATYLLPEVVHQFQCEFPNIKITLMVKPAPEIRIMLQNHEIDLGVISAAPFDEPLLKQTNVMPDTLVLAFSKEHHFAKKTNVSLQDIEKERILLHRNPSTTRDLLTQWTLAHNITFQSEIELDSLETMKQILKYGNGVAFISKLAIEQEIQRNELCYIPIPRFEFQRNIYTIHHEDRWNSKIISFLLHSILSFAAKN from the coding sequence ATGAATATCTTAAAATTAGAAATTGTAGTGCTTATTAAGAAATACAAAAAGCTTACGATTGTTGCAGAAAAACTTGGCGTGAAACAACCTACTATTACATTTCATATAAAAAGCTTAGAAGAGGAACTCGGTGTGTCTTTATTTGAATTACGTTCCGGAAGGTATTTCTTAACAGAGGCTGGCGAGGCATTGCATCATTATGCTTGTAAAATAGATGCACTTATGAAAGAAGCTAGGCGGGTCACACAAGAGTTTAAAGATTTTCATAAAGGTGCTATAACAATCGGTGCTAGTTATGTACCAGCGACTTATCTTTTACCAGAAGTTGTTCACCAATTTCAATGCGAATTTCCTAATATAAAAATAACACTCATGGTAAAACCAGCTCCTGAAATTCGAATCATGCTACAAAATCATGAAATTGATCTCGGAGTAATTTCTGCTGCACCATTTGATGAACCACTTTTAAAACAAACGAATGTAATGCCTGATACACTTGTTCTCGCTTTTTCCAAAGAACATCATTTTGCTAAAAAGACAAATGTATCATTACAAGATATCGAAAAAGAACGTATATTATTGCATCGTAATCCATCTACAACGAGAGATTTACTTACACAATGGACACTAGCACATAACATCACATTCCAATCTGAAATTGAACTAGATTCATTAGAAACGATGAAACAAATTTTAAAATACGGGAATGGCGTCGCTTTTATTTCTAAACTTGCTATTGAACAAGAAATACAGCGAAATGAGCTATGCTATATACCAATTCCAAGATTTGAATTTCAGCGTAACATTTATACGATTCATCATGAGGACAGATGGAATTCTAAAATCATTTCTTTTTTACTACATAGCATCCTTTCTTTCGCAGCCAAAAATTAA
- a CDS encoding ABC transporter ATP-binding protein, whose product MDIKIHGLEKTFGQTQALKPLQIVMKQGEFTTLLGPSGCGKTTLLRMIAGLEEPDKGEIYFGDKCMYSGAKKIKTSPHERNIGMVFQDFALWPHMTVFENVAFGLRATKQTNHLREKVEDAIKRVRLQGMEKRYPHELSGGQQQRVAFARAIVTKPHFILFDEPLSALDAILREEMRLELMDIVHSIGLTALYVTHDQTEAMSMSDQIIVMKQGEVLQKGTPEDIYVKPSHEFVAKFVGKANWLVENKQMVRPEHVNWAKNEVCDTYTGEIQHVTYVGERYEVKVNMGTLGVWTAYHNSKLSVGKPVSLYVPKKCIHHIGGESYEEIQFA is encoded by the coding sequence ATGGATATTAAAATTCACGGATTAGAAAAGACATTTGGACAAACACAGGCGTTAAAACCACTGCAAATTGTCATGAAACAAGGGGAATTTACCACACTTTTAGGACCTTCTGGATGCGGAAAAACGACTTTACTTAGAATGATTGCAGGGCTTGAAGAGCCGGATAAAGGTGAAATATATTTTGGAGATAAGTGTATGTATTCTGGTGCGAAAAAAATAAAAACATCTCCTCATGAACGGAATATCGGTATGGTATTTCAAGATTTTGCTTTATGGCCGCATATGACTGTGTTTGAAAATGTTGCATTTGGATTAAGGGCTACAAAGCAAACGAATCATTTACGAGAAAAGGTAGAAGATGCGATAAAACGAGTTCGTTTACAAGGTATGGAGAAAAGATATCCACACGAACTTTCTGGTGGACAGCAGCAACGTGTTGCATTTGCTAGAGCAATTGTAACAAAACCTCATTTTATTTTGTTTGATGAACCGCTTAGTGCACTCGATGCAATTTTGCGTGAAGAAATGCGCTTAGAGCTTATGGATATCGTTCATTCTATTGGCTTAACGGCATTGTATGTAACGCATGATCAAACGGAAGCTATGTCAATGTCAGATCAAATTATTGTCATGAAACAAGGAGAAGTATTACAAAAAGGAACGCCAGAAGATATTTATGTGAAGCCGTCTCATGAATTTGTTGCAAAGTTTGTTGGTAAGGCAAATTGGCTTGTAGAGAATAAACAAATGGTTCGTCCAGAGCACGTGAACTGGGCAAAAAATGAAGTGTGCGATACGTATACAGGTGAAATTCAGCACGTTACATATGTAGGAGAACGTTATGAAGTGAAAGTAAACATGGGGACACTCGGTGTATGGACAGCTTATCACAATAGTAAGCTAAGCGTCGGTAAACCGGTATCGTTATATGTACCAAAAAAATGTATTCATCATATAGGGGGAGAGTCGTATGAAGAAATTCAGTTCGCTTAA
- a CDS encoding ABC transporter substrate-binding protein, translated as MKKFSSLKSLFVCTLLFSAVVTGCSSKTGSADAKNKNSNEKKIVVYSAGPKGLAEKIQKDFEKKTGIKVEMFQGTTGKILARMEAEKKNPVVDVVVLASLPAMEGLKKDGQTLPYKEAKQADKLRSEWSDDKGHYFGYSASALGIVYNTKNVKTAPEDWSDITKGEWKGKVNLPDPALSGSALDFVTGYVKKNGQDGWKLFEQLKKNEGTVAGANQEALDPVVTGAKDMVIAGVDYMTYSAKAKGEPVDIVYPKSGTVISPRAAGIMKGSKNVEGAKEFIDYLLSDDVQKQVSKAYLLPGRKDIKAENRPNVEEIPVLHIDWKTVEKEQDAIGKQFKKVFQ; from the coding sequence ATGAAGAAATTCAGTTCGCTTAAGTCTTTATTTGTATGTACTTTACTATTTTCAGCTGTAGTAACAGGTTGTAGTTCAAAGACAGGTAGTGCAGATGCAAAAAATAAAAATTCTAATGAAAAGAAAATTGTTGTATATAGTGCAGGACCGAAAGGATTAGCAGAAAAAATTCAAAAGGACTTTGAAAAGAAAACCGGTATAAAAGTGGAAATGTTTCAAGGAACAACAGGTAAGATTTTAGCGAGAATGGAAGCTGAAAAGAAAAATCCAGTCGTTGACGTTGTCGTACTCGCTTCTTTACCAGCGATGGAAGGACTAAAGAAAGATGGTCAAACGTTACCTTATAAAGAAGCGAAACAAGCTGATAAGCTACGTTCTGAATGGTCAGATGATAAAGGACATTATTTCGGATATAGTGCTTCCGCATTAGGAATTGTGTACAACACAAAAAATGTGAAAACAGCACCTGAAGATTGGAGCGATATAACGAAAGGAGAATGGAAAGGAAAAGTGAATCTTCCAGATCCAGCACTTTCAGGTTCAGCTTTAGATTTTGTAACAGGATATGTGAAAAAGAATGGACAAGATGGATGGAAATTATTTGAACAACTTAAGAAAAATGAAGGTACAGTAGCGGGGGCAAACCAAGAAGCGTTAGACCCAGTTGTAACAGGTGCGAAAGATATGGTAATTGCGGGTGTTGATTATATGACGTACAGTGCAAAAGCTAAGGGTGAACCGGTTGATATCGTATATCCAAAAAGCGGAACAGTTATTAGTCCACGTGCAGCAGGCATTATGAAGGGTAGTAAAAATGTAGAAGGTGCAAAAGAGTTTATTGATTATTTATTATCAGATGATGTACAAAAACAAGTTTCTAAAGCGTATTTATTGCCAGGTAGAAAAGATATAAAAGCTGAAAATAGACCGAATGTAGAAGAGATTCCAGTATTACATATTGACTGGAAAACAGTTGAGAAAGAACAAGATGCAATAGGAAAACAATTTAAGAAAGTATTTCAATAA
- a CDS encoding ABC transporter permease: protein MVNRFVSVRQVGMTVALLLVAMLIVIPLFLILFSSVYENSSWNFLKPFEVMQSGGLAGIFLNSMLLGVLVVIGATIFAFPLAFIMSKTDVGKYSKLDIVFMIPFMTPPYIGSMGWILFMQPKGYFEQFFPMLKTISSSFFSLGGMVLIMSLHLFPFLYFMLKNTLLQIGSSKEEAAAVHGGSFFYRLRKIILPLLVSSYVMGALLIFVKTIAEFGTPATFGRRIGFHVLTSEIHKFISSWPIDFSSATALSSLLLSACMLIWYMQNVLNRKYSYAMVSGKGVKSKRYTLSIFARVVAWVYVISLLIVSIGIPYFSILIASLSKLRGGGLHVNNFTISHYEALFTMGSPGLEALWNSFLFSLVTAVVAVMIGVFLALMIRKGKKSSEKWLDMCGMLPNMVPGIVMVVGLILFWNSPYMPMSIYNTPVMVIVTYVVLFLPYTVQYVKSSLGQIDDSLVQAGSIFSGNYIYIFRKIILPLIIPGILAGWAMTFTISIRELVASLLVLPPSVETSATFIFAQFEQGEVSIGMAMAVVSVGLTTLCLLLLQHMEQKRKGVA from the coding sequence ATGGTAAATCGATTCGTGTCAGTAAGACAAGTTGGAATGACAGTAGCGTTGTTACTTGTGGCGATGTTAATCGTCATTCCGCTTTTTCTCATTTTATTTTCTAGTGTATATGAAAATAGCAGTTGGAATTTTTTAAAGCCTTTTGAAGTCATGCAGAGTGGCGGATTAGCTGGGATTTTTCTGAATTCGATGCTGCTAGGTGTACTCGTTGTAATAGGAGCTACAATATTTGCATTTCCATTGGCGTTCATTATGAGTAAAACAGATGTAGGAAAGTATAGTAAGTTAGATATTGTTTTTATGATTCCATTTATGACCCCGCCTTATATCGGATCGATGGGATGGATTTTGTTCATGCAACCTAAGGGCTATTTTGAACAATTTTTTCCGATGCTAAAGACGATTTCATCATCGTTTTTTAGTTTAGGAGGTATGGTCTTAATTATGAGTCTGCATTTATTCCCATTCCTTTATTTCATGTTGAAAAACACGTTACTTCAGATTGGGAGTAGTAAAGAAGAAGCGGCAGCAGTTCATGGTGGGAGCTTTTTCTATCGTTTACGAAAAATAATATTGCCGTTATTAGTATCAAGCTATGTCATGGGTGCTTTACTCATTTTCGTAAAGACGATTGCTGAATTTGGAACACCAGCTACATTTGGGCGTAGAATAGGATTCCACGTGTTAACATCAGAAATCCATAAATTTATTTCGAGTTGGCCGATTGATTTTAGTAGTGCAACAGCATTATCTTCTTTATTACTTAGTGCATGTATGCTCATTTGGTATATGCAAAATGTATTGAATCGAAAGTATTCATATGCAATGGTTAGTGGAAAAGGTGTGAAATCTAAAAGGTATACTTTGTCTATATTTGCGCGCGTTGTAGCATGGGTTTATGTGATTAGTTTGCTAATCGTATCAATTGGTATCCCATACTTTTCTATACTAATTGCTTCATTGTCGAAATTAAGAGGCGGTGGATTACATGTAAATAACTTTACAATAAGTCATTATGAAGCATTGTTTACAATGGGTTCTCCAGGATTAGAAGCTTTATGGAACAGTTTTCTTTTTTCGCTCGTAACAGCGGTTGTTGCTGTAATGATTGGAGTCTTTTTAGCACTTATGATTCGAAAGGGGAAGAAGTCTTCTGAAAAATGGCTTGATATGTGCGGTATGTTACCGAATATGGTACCAGGAATAGTGATGGTTGTAGGTCTTATTTTATTTTGGAATTCACCATATATGCCTATGTCCATTTACAATACACCTGTTATGGTTATCGTAACGTATGTTGTTCTTTTTTTACCTTATACAGTGCAGTATGTAAAATCATCGCTCGGACAAATTGATGACTCTCTTGTGCAGGCAGGAAGTATTTTTTCCGGGAATTATATTTATATTTTTAGGAAAATAATATTGCCTCTTATTATTCCTGGTATTCTTGCTGGATGGGCGATGACATTTACGATTTCAATACGAGAGTTAGTAGCATCGCTTCTCGTATTACCTCCATCAGTAGAAACGTCAGCAACGTTTATTTTTGCTCAATTTGAACAGGGGGAAGTATCTATAGGAATGGCGATGGCAGTTGTTTCTGTTGGACTTACAACACTATGCTTATTACTTCTGCAACATATGGAGCAAAAAAGAAAAGGGGTCGCATGA
- a CDS encoding MBL fold metallo-hydrolase → MMRVEVWGGAGEYGRSCYFVKNKETKIVFDCGINRSYEDSYPKIEREVVPFLEAVFLSHIHEDHTMGLPLLAKYGYKKKIWTTRYTKEQLPAYFEKWRNYNLSQGWNVPYNDQNVKDLNYVCIDEISNPNEWIQITPTLRFQWGYSGHVLGAVWFLVDMCNTYVFYSGDYSAESNILRANLPEKLRSNIKIAIVDAAYHTDDVSQNERLDDLCAEIERVMKNKGVALLPLPQLGRAQDIVLYLYERYKEFPLIVDKEILAGFEEMFLYKDWIKNNEELRWVMESLKRNIIVMDHDISIQNSYGIVVMSDANMQTKRAQLYYEQLRHEERNSIIFTGHIAKESFAEKVMKEHVRNTCRVNRVPYKVHQSMGDVKAMLNILLPEHTLLVHAHKEDTDRLQQKLSTAGYENIYSLAMERIEVI, encoded by the coding sequence ATGATGAGGGTAGAAGTATGGGGAGGAGCAGGAGAGTACGGTCGTTCCTGCTATTTTGTAAAAAATAAAGAGACAAAAATCGTATTTGATTGTGGCATTAATCGATCGTATGAAGATAGTTATCCAAAAATAGAAAGAGAAGTCGTTCCATTTTTAGAGGCGGTATTTTTATCGCATATTCATGAAGATCATACGATGGGTTTACCTTTATTAGCGAAGTATGGATATAAGAAAAAAATTTGGACAACTCGTTATACAAAGGAACAACTTCCGGCTTATTTTGAAAAATGGAGAAACTACAATCTTTCGCAAGGGTGGAATGTACCTTATAACGATCAAAATGTAAAAGATTTAAACTATGTATGTATTGATGAGATTAGTAATCCAAATGAATGGATACAGATTACTCCTACATTGCGGTTTCAATGGGGGTATAGTGGGCATGTATTAGGAGCGGTTTGGTTTTTAGTGGATATGTGTAATACATACGTATTTTATTCTGGTGATTATTCCGCAGAATCTAATATACTACGAGCTAATTTACCTGAGAAGTTGCGAAGCAATATAAAAATTGCAATTGTAGATGCCGCTTACCACACTGATGATGTTTCGCAAAATGAAAGATTAGACGATCTATGTGCAGAAATTGAACGAGTTATGAAAAATAAAGGAGTAGCATTACTACCGCTGCCGCAACTTGGTAGGGCGCAAGATATAGTATTGTATTTATATGAACGATATAAAGAATTTCCGCTTATAGTAGATAAAGAAATTTTGGCTGGATTTGAAGAGATGTTCCTATATAAAGATTGGATAAAAAATAATGAAGAACTTCGATGGGTTATGGAGAGTTTAAAAAGAAACATAATCGTTATGGATCATGACATTAGTATACAAAATAGTTACGGAATAGTTGTAATGAGTGATGCGAATATGCAAACGAAACGCGCACAGTTATACTATGAACAACTTCGGCATGAAGAACGGAATTCCATTATTTTTACAGGACATATTGCGAAAGAGAGTTTTGCAGAAAAAGTTATGAAAGAGCATGTAAGGAATACATGTAGGGTGAATCGAGTTCCGTATAAAGTTCATCAAAGTATGGGTGATGTTAAGGCAATGTTAAATATATTATTACCGGAACATACTTTGTTAGTGCACGCTCATAAAGAGGATACGGATCGATTACAACAAAAGCTAAGTACAGCAGGATATGAAAATATATATTCACTTGCAATGGAACGTATAGAAGTCATTTAA